The region AACAGCTATGGCTTGTAATATTGTCACTACTTTGTTAAGTACCCTACTACCCACTTTAATCACATTTTCAGAATTCGGCCTTTGGATGGCTAACTCAGCCAGTTTGCTTGTCATGATTTTATTCGCTCCAAACCCTGATAAAAACTCAAGAATTTCCGCTTCAATTTATCCTATTTTGAAGTTGGTTTCTATAGTAATGGTCTCATCTAATTTCTTTATTCAATCAACTGTGCTAGGATTGGCGTTTTTGGTCCAGTCATTAACAGTAATTCCCTGGTCAAGGAGGCAAACACATTGAGAAAATTTATCGCAAAGCAGCTTTCATCCGCTCTTGCCGGATCAGCGCGTTTCTTTGTTTCAATCATGAAGCCAGCGATTCACAGCCCGGAAGCGCCAAAAGAATTACGCAAGTAATTACACAAGGATGGGGAGTACATGCGTGTCTTACTAAACGACGGCTCTTCCCGCAGTATCCGGGAGGAGGAGATATTGTATTTCTCTAACCACAAGAATACGATATTCGTCCATACGAAAGAAGGCGAATTTGTTCTCCCTACCACTCTTTCCGATTTGTATGCAGCTTACGGAGGCATGGGCTTTGAACGTCTTGACCGCAGCAATGTAGTCAACATTGGCAATATTGACGGTTATGATCCGGAACGGAAGATTGTTCTGTTCAATCAAGGGGAACAATTTGCTACTGTATCGGAATCCAATGAAACACGTATCCGCAGATTTCTAGCTTCAAGGAAAAACGAATCACCGTTATAGAAAGTAAAAAAGCAGCGATCCTCCAATAAGAGGGTCGCTGCTTTTTTTACAGTCATATATGGCTAATTAAAACAAATTCAATCATTATCACATATTATCCAACTTATGTAAAGAAAAATTCAGAGGGCGAATCCCAGCAGACGGATTATATTCCAGATGGTACCATTTAGCTAGAAGCATATTATGAATATTGTGATTATCTTTCTCACCACTCTCAACCATGATGGAGGAATACAATGGAAACTTACTTTCATCCTTCTCCGCGCCCCTCATCACTTGAGCTATTGTCTGACGAACAATTAAAGAGCATCTACGAATTGGCGCTGGAAGCCAAGGCTTCACCGGATTTTATTCAGATTATCAGGAACGTTCTCACTACGCGGAATATCTCAAAAACCCAACATCATTAGAATGCGAAGCTCTCCATCCATAAGTTACACCTGCACAGACGACCAAAAACCATCCTCCATGTTAAACGGGGATGGTTTTTGGTGTGTAGCAACCTTTTGTCTACTCGATGATTTCGGTCTTGAACACGTTCTCCAGCTTACCGCCGAGGCGCTTTTTCAGGGGAACCTTGATGTCGCGTCCCAGC is a window of Paenibacillus sp. FSL H3-0469 DNA encoding:
- a CDS encoding accessory gene regulator B family protein; the encoded protein is MNLLANRIAITIKNANPEETHSVEVMQYSLGIILNTLLIIVSTAVIGLIAGRLTECLTFLLSFCILRLASGGFHLKTAMACNIVTTLLSTLLPTLITFSEFGLWMANSASLLVMILFAPNPDKNSRISASIYPILKLVSIVMVSSNFFIQSTVLGLAFLVQSLTVIPWSRRQTH
- a CDS encoding cyclic lactone autoinducer peptide, with amino-acid sequence MRKFIAKQLSSALAGSARFFVSIMKPAIHSPEAPKELRK
- a CDS encoding LytTR family DNA-binding domain-containing protein, whose amino-acid sequence is MRVLLNDGSSRSIREEEILYFSNHKNTIFVHTKEGEFVLPTTLSDLYAAYGGMGFERLDRSNVVNIGNIDGYDPERKIVLFNQGEQFATVSESNETRIRRFLASRKNESPL